The genomic DNA GTGCTGTGCTTTGGCCGACGTTCCGGATTCGAATTGAATAAATCAGAGGCTCTCCAATGGAAGCTTCCGAGGGCGCAATTTTCTCGATTTTCAGTTCAGGTGACTGTGGACCTGACCCGATTGTCGGGTCAATCGTCCCGTTCCCGACAAGATCATTCGTATCACCCGTTGGCTTCGATTTCGCGAGAGTTGGTTCAGACGTCGTGTTGGACAGCTTTTCCAGCTGCGGACTCTGAGTCCCTGACATCTGACCGCTTTGCCCTAACGGAAAGACTCCACTCCCTGACGCAGCTGGGGTCGGTTGACGTTCCGTTGGGATCGATGAGTTCGGAAAACCTCTCGGTTCAACTGATCCGCCTGCTTCAGGCATTGATGAAAGTGAATTGTCCACCTTCAATGGAGTCGCTTCCGGCAGGCTTGGGTTCGTCCCAAACGGAGAAGTTGAGCTAGGTGGATTGGCATTGCCCCGAGTCGGAGCAGTGGGGCCGGGTGTTTCAGTGAAGTAGGGATTTCTGTACGAACCTGTCGTGCTTTCCGCAGCAGGTGCCATTTCTGAATTGTTTGGATTCGTCGAATTCAGCGGAAGCGTCCCTGGCTGACTTCCAACAGACAAAGAGTTGGAATTTTGTGTGGATGGACGGATTTCAGGGAGGCCGTCCCTCTCAACGGGATCTAATTTTCCTGGCAGCACAAGTGAGTCATTAGACTCAGCTGGTGCTTCAGATGGTGCTGATGTGAGTGGAATTGGCTCATTCTTTGATAGCGGCAACAACGGTTGCGGTTCGAGCATGCGAGGAGCCTGCTCGTTGTTGAGGTCCGGTGCGGTTCGTGGAATGGAACTCGTGCCTGAACTCGGCGGAAGCGGTAATCCGGGCAAAGTGGATCTACTTGGTGGTGCCGAATTGAATTCTGCTGGTGGAAGTAAATCTTCCGGCACAGCATCCGCACCGTTTTCTTCTGGCTGTGTGCCGGGAAGAACGGCTGTCTTTCGGTCTGGCGAAAATGGATCGTTAGAAGCTTCCGGAATTGACGGCAGTGGAGCTGACGTTTTGAAACCGGCATCAGCGGGAGGAAGTGGCTTGAACTTGTTCTCTCCCATGACTTCGTTTTGGTTTGTCGCGAACGGGTTTGGTCCCAGTGACGATGGAACGACAGGCTCATCATCCGCCGGAGCGTTCCGTCGGGATGCGAATGGGTTTGCTGCTTCTCCACTGGCAGGGGCAATTGGTGATTGCCCCGGTTCCTCTTTGTCAGCTTCCTGCCCGTGAGCCGTCACAACTCCGCTCGGGCTTGGTTTTGAACTTGGAAGATCTTTGCTTTGGCCGAGAGTCGGCAGTGCTTCTGGAGAAAGAAGGATTGGACCTGGCTGCGAGGCTGGCAAAAGTGTCAGGCCAGCTGGGAGTTGATCGTTGTTTGCAGAGAGTTCATCTTCGACTGGTGCAGGTGCAGGTGCAGGTGCAGGTGCAGGTGCAGGTTGTTTTGGGAGCGCGGGAAACGGAGCAGTCAACTTCGGAGCATTGCTTGCTGTAGCACTTTTTTCTGAAGCACTGTTCGCAGAAGGACCAAAAGAATTCGAAGGCGTTTTGTCTTCGGGCTCTGAATTTCCTCCTGGAGCGACTTCGAAAGATGCCAGTGCAACTTCAGGTGCTTCCTTCTCGTCGGGAACTTCAGCAGAGACCGGAACAACTTTGCTTTCAGAGCCATCAGGAGTTTCTGGTTTGTCATCCAGCATGGCGACAGAAGGAATTTTTTTTCCGGAAGCCGAATAAAAACTGAGCGGCATTACGGGATTTGCACTCTGCGGTTCCAATTCTGAATCAGGATTCGATTCAGGCGATTGCTCTGGGAGTTCCGTGAGACCTGCGGGAGGCGCAACATCTTCAATCGGTCGAGCGTTGTGATTCTCTGCGACTGCTGGAAAGTTTTTGGGAGCTGTTTTAGCTGTCGTTTTTTTTTGTTCACTCAGCTTGGGAGTGAATTCCATTGGTCTGGCGACAGTCGGTTGAGGCCCACCCTCAGTATCGTGAGCATGATCAGTGTCGTGAGAATGACCTGCTACGCGAGGAGCGCTGTCATTGATCAGAGGTTTTCCTTGAGTATCAAGAGTGATCTCCTTGAAGCCGAGGTCCGTACTCGACTCATCGGATTGCGACATCAAGCCATCAGTTTCACCCTCGTCGCCTTCAGGCGATTCAAGAGACTTAAACTGATTCGGATCCGTTTCGACGGTCGTGCTTTGGAGGCTTTCGTGAGCTTGCCATACCATGTAGCAACTGCCGCCAATCACGCCGATCAGAACCAAAGATTTCAGGAACAGGTTCTGCATTGGGGGAATCCTTTCCCTAACTCAAAAAAGCCTGCATTCAAGCAGGAGATAACAAAATCCATTTTGGAAAGTGGAGTCATAGCAAAATTTTCAAAACGGAGTAAAGATGAATCCGGTCAGACAATCATGCCAAATACCGCAAAAATCAGGACTCATCGTCACGAACACTGAATTCCAGCTTCCACTTTTGATCCGAATTGATGCCTACGCACCACAATTCGAATACACCGAGTTCGGTAATTCGGGATTGAAACCGCACCGGAACTGAATAGCCATCTTCGCTTTCCTCTGAGGAGAGCGTCGCCTCAAGAGGGTCTGTTTCGACAAGTTCATCGGGAGCCCAGCGAGATAAAATTTCCCCCGGCTTGTCGTCTTTGCGAACGGCGGAGCTAAAGAAACGGAACTGAGCCGGCTCACCGACAATCAAGCCGATTTCCGAGGAGGGAACATCGGTTTCAGTCCCTTCTTCCATCCCTCGCGGGACGACACAGAGCGCATTCAATGGACGCGCCAGTCCCGGAACTGCGAGGCCTGCCGTCTCGACTCCGATGTAATAAGAACGGGCGGTCCCTCCGCGAATTCGGACTCCTTGATGTTCCTTCGTCCAGCCATAGTACGCTGCTCCTCGCGCGACGGCGTTGTCGAGATCACGTTCTCCGACGAGAATTTTGGGCGGATTCTCAGGAAACCAACCTTCAAGGACTGAAAGGAGCCGATTCGACAACTCGGCAGCCTTGAACACTCCACCATTTACGAGCAGGTCCGTCGGCTGAACCGGTGAGTCTCCGTCTGCATGTTGGCTCAGGAATTCTGCGATATGTCGCGTAATTCCGGTCTCTGACTCGAAAGGGAGCCCGAGTTGTTGAAATCCTGATGCTCGCTGCTTTTGTGCGTGCTCAGTCAATTCACACTCAGGAAGAAAACCGTCGAGGAGCAAAGACTGGACTTCGCTTTTCTGCAAATCGATTGAGACTGAGCCACCGATAAGCTTCTTTCCTCGTCCAGCGACCGAGATTGATTGTGTTTCTGGACCATCATCTTTGAGGAGGAATTCTTTTGCTGCCCGGCAAGAGTGCCAGAGCGAGACCGACTGCCAGGGATCGAGTTGAGTCCCCTGCTCTGCGAATCGTGTCGAGGCCAGATGCGCCAAAGCGAGATCCATATTGTCCCCCCCAACGAGGAGGTGATTTCCGACAGCGACCCTCTTTAATTCAAGCTCTCCATCGCTTTCAGAAACCGTTACCAAAGTGAGATCGGTCGTCCCTCCGCCGACATCCACCACAAGAACGGCATCTCCGACGTTGAGGATCTTGCGCCACTGATTTCCAGTTTCGTTCAGCCAGGAATACAACGCCGCTTGCGGTTCTTCGAGGAGAACAAATTCTTCCGGCAACCCAGCCTCTTTGGCGGCTTCACGAGTCAGTTCGCGCGCACTGGCATCGAAGGAAGCTGGCACCGTGAGAACAACTTGCTGATCAGCGAGTTTGCTGTTCGGGAACTGATGATTCCAGGCAGCGACAATGTGCTGCAAGTACGCAGTTGCCGCCTCGACTGGTGAAATCTTGGCGACATCATCCGGAGCATTCCATGGTAAAATTGCTGAGCGGCGATCCACTTTGTGGTAAGCCAACCAGGATTTTGCACCGCCAACTGTCCGATCAGGAATCTCTGCAGACTGCCTTCTCGCAAATTCGCCAACGACAAATTCCGGAGACTCTTTCCACGGAAGCTCAAAACCTGCCTCGTCTTTGAGTGGGAGATAGATAAAAGATGGGAGAGACGTGCGATTTTCGATCGTCCCCGGTGCAACCGTTTGTGGAATTTCCAGCAGTGACATCTCAAGAGATTCATCCCCGTAAGGGACGTAAGCAACGACAGAATTTGTCGTCCCTAAATCGATTCCGATAATATATTCGGCAGACATAAATTGCTCGACAAGCATTAACAAAAGTTGATTCGACGACTTTTCATTCTTCGCTCAAACATTGTTCTCTCAAACGCTGAGAAAACGTTCTCTGATGTCCGCTTACGGATCGCGACGGTGTACACATCCTACGCAGTAGAGGTTGTAAATCGAGCCGGAAATTCGAACAAAAACTAAGCTCCGCAAGCACAAACAGCTTTAAGAGACCTCGACTTCTGCGGGAGCCAGAATGGTTTTGTTTTCCTCTTTGCCGACCCAGTCAGGAAGAGCACATTTCGCAGCTTTCCAGCCAGAATGAACGAGAGTACCAGAAACCGGGCGAGTTTCGACGACGTTTCCGATCAGGCGGACTTGCGACGCATCGGTGTTCTCCGTGACTTCAATTGTCGCACCTTCTTCTTGATCAAGACAAGCTTGCAAGCTGAAGTAGCGATCAAAGACTTCACGGCAACCACGATGAACGTCTCGCACGGCAGCACCGACTTGTGCATCCTGATATGAACTGAGGTCCTCTTGGATGAAATCGAGCAAGCGGGCTTCTCGTTGCAATGCTTCGAGAAGAGTCAAAGCTCCGTTTCTCGGTTCTGTCTTTGGCTTTGCGGGCGGTTCCTGAGACTTGGGGGCTGGCTGTTCGATTTTCGGTCGAGCAGAACCTTCAACGATTTCGTCTAACTGATTTGCAAAGTCCGCATTTCCAAGAACTTTGAAAAAGGTCTTGAATGCAAGAATGAAACGTCCCATCGGGAATAATCCTTGAGATAGATCCAGAAAACTTCGATGAACTTTCTGGGTGTTTTGGTAATTCAAAAAACGTAAATTGAATTCGTAGTGATCGGCCAAGCGTCGAGAGTACGATCTTAGAACAGCTTGGTGACGATAGTAGTCAATGACGGACTCGATTTCACTTCTCGAAGTAAGGATTCTAACATCCGAAATGCACGAACGCTTGATGGCTGATAGTCCTGAAGAATTTGGAACGAGTCGAGACGCCAAGGCGCCTCTCTGAGACATCGACTCGTTCACCAAATTCATCATTCATCAAATGTTACACTCAGAAACGAATCGTTTCTTTGAGTCTCTCGGGATGAAAACTGAATCTGAAATATCCCTCGCTTTGCGAAGTACAACTGGCGATCACTGAAATTCAGGATATTTGATAGATCTGATCCTAAAACTTGAAATCACTCTCTCAAACGTTGAGAGAAGCGGCTATTCCAGAGGTTTTCGGACTGGTTCTAGAAACAGCGAGTCATTGAAAGTGGCTAGTGGGCAGGAAGAATGATTAGCGGTCCCGCCTTTTTTCCTGCCCACTCTTTTCTCCGGAAGAATCACTTCCCGATGAAGAACTCGCGTTGTAAAAAAATCGCATTGTAAAAGTTGGTTCCACGCGAAAAATTTCACTCGATCTCTCGATCAGCCAGTTTGGGATAACACCTCAGCCAAAGCAATTTCACTTAGTGCAGTTTGCGCTACCATGTGCCCGTGAAGAACGCGTTTTCCAGAACTGATCCTGAACTTGAAGTTGCTCTCTTAAACGTTGATAAAAGCGTCTATTCCAAAGGTTTACGGAATGGTTTTACTCAAAAGAGTTCCGCTCCACAAAGCGCCTCTATCGCCTGAACCTCCTGCATCCCCAAAGTGAACCACGATCCTGCTCAGCGAATTCACTTCTGGGTTGCGTTCCGGAAAAGAATCCCGGACAGTACAATCCTATTGATGTTCTTGGAAAAACAGGGGACCTTGTTGGTGTCATCGACCGAGCCGTATCAACTTTCAGTCTACCAGACTCATATCGAGGTCACGATGAGCCCCCTCATCGCTGAAGGGTCGTGGGCAGACATCCAGAAGCTTGGCGATGAAGTGACACGTGAAGCTCAGCAACGTAAATGTCCAACCTGCTTGATCGACCTCTCTTCACTGGATTACATGGGGAGCTCACTTGTTGCTCTTCTGGTTCGCATCTGGAAAGACGTGAAGGAAAAAAAAGGAGAGATGGTGGTCGTCGCCCATCACCCTCTCATCCGTGAAACGATCGTCCTGGCCGGACTGGACAAACTCTGGGCAGTTTACACAGATATCGACGGAGCCTATCAGAAAATTGGTGCGCCGCTGAAGAATGGCGACACTCCGAAAAACTTCATTTCGATCCTGAGTCAGCGTAAATTTACGGTCGGGATTGTCGTGCTTGTTATTGTCGTTCTAAGTGTGGCACTGTTTGCAATCAACCAACAACCTTAGCGCACTCAGACCATCCGAATGCATTCTGCCGAGAGGCAGTGCTAGTCGATGCAGTGCTGACAAATCTAGAGTTATTGAACCGAATAAAGGGAAAAGATGGCAGACGAAGCAAACTCTGATGTTTCGGCAAGCAAGATCGAAGTCAATAATCAAAAAAGCGACCCGGCTATCCCACCCGAAGCACGTCAGCGAGCCTTACAAGAGGAGTTGAGCAGTCTCATCGATTTGGTTGGCGTCGAACCGTTGGTCGACATGCTTTTGGAGCGGGCTTTTCAACTCGGTGCGACTGACATTCACCTCGACCCACAACCCTCGGGACTCAACCTGCGTCTTCGCCTCGATGGAATTTTGCACGACATTCTTCATCTGGAGGCGGACTACGCGCCGCATATGATTTCTCGCATCAAACTGATCTCAGGGATGAACATCACTGAGAAGCGACAAGCACAAGATGGCCGCATTTCAAACGCCATGTTGAATCAGGCTCGCGACATTCGTGTTGGAACGGGCCCCACAATTTATGGCGAAAGAATCGTCATGCGGCTGATGCCTGACCATACTCAGTTTACATCACTCGATGAACTTGGCATGCATGCCAAACAAATTGAAGCGGTCAACAAAGCGATCCAAACACCTCATGGAATGATTTTGAGTGTGGGGCCGGTCGGGTCCGGGAAGAGTACGACAACATATAGTTGTCTGGAAGCGATCAATTCACCAGAACAATCGCTGGTCACTATCGAAGACCCTGTCGAACGTCGTATTGCAGGAGTGAACCAGATTCAGATCGACAACAAAATCAAATTTGGTTTTGTTGAAGCTCTTCGCGGAGTTCTGCGGCAAGATCCAGACGTCATCATGGTCGGAGAAATCCGGGACGCGGAGACGGCGCACATCGCAGTCCGGGCCGGCCTGATGGGGACGCAGGTTCTCAGCACGTTGCACGCTGGAGACACTGGCTCAACGCTTGATATGTTTCGTGAGTTTCAAATTCCACGCATGTTCCTGTCGGATGCCATCAACTGCATTATCGCTCAGCGACTTCTTCGGAAGATCTGCCCCAAAAGCAGAGAAACTTACACACCTGATAGTTCGACCTGCCAAATTCTCGGGATCGATCCGCAACGTGCCAGCCACACGCAACTTGTCCGTGGAGTCCCCTCGGATGAAAACTTCCACACCGGCTACTTCGGACGTACGGGTGTCTTTGAAGTGATGGCGGTCGATCATGAATTGAGACAACTCATCCTCTCTGGAAAATCAGGTCGTCAGGTTTATGAACTTGCACGAGAAAAAGGGATGGCAACTCTCGAACAGAGCGCTCGAGAAAAAGTCCTCTCCGGAATCACAACAGTCGAAGAACTGATTCGCGTAACGGTTTAGCACCGAGGCGGCGCTCATGTGCCCGTGAACTTTATCAGTCCGGCGTCAGTATTTGCGGCTCACCTGTTCGAACAATAAATCAAATAAGCCAGCTGACGTCACTGTCACATGGTGAAGGTGGAGCAGCACTCTCTCTACTCGTGTGGCACGATGATATGCGAAGCTCGACGGAGGCTTATCGCACTGGTGCTCGCTGAGAAGGAGGGCGGAACGTTTGACCTTTCTCGATCGCCTCTGTGAATTCTCGGAACGCATCATCCAACGGGCCGATTCGTGGCTGAACAACCGCGACGGGTTCACTGACTGTCCCCATGACCTGAACTCGAATCCAGTTGTTTCCGAGAATTTTTGTGAGTGGTCTTAAGATGCGAACGCTGTTATTGGGGCGAGAATCAAACGAGAGGTTGATCAACGATTGCCCTCCCCCAGCAAAGCCGACGACTCCTTTTCCAATCAAATTCAGAGCGTCTCCACGCAACTCAATTCTCGAGAAATCCAGGAGTTCATTTTGGATGTCGAACTCGCCATACGAATAATTGAATGCGGTGTCACCGACTGGTCGGAAATTGATCAGCGAGAACATTTGAGCAAATGCTGGAAGATCCATGATCGCTGCCGGAACGATTTGCACCCACCCCTTGCCGACCATTGCCTTCGCAGAGGGTCCCATGCCTCGCACCGACATTAACCCGTTCACCTTACCCTTCAGATTTTGCGCATTCTTGAATTGATCAGCTGCCCAGGTTGCAAGCTCAACATCGTTGATATTGACCTCTGCTTGATACTGAGTGAGTTCTGGACGATCAGCAAGTAAAACCGCTGCATCGAAACCGATTTGACCATCATACAAATCAGCTCTGAGTTGCTTGTTTGCGTAGGGATTCGCTGCGGTGAACTTCACAGGAGGATTGATAAACTTGGGTTTGCCAACCACAAGCCGATTCTCTTCCAAATGAAATGGAGACCGTACGTTTGAAAATGGCATACCCATCGCGATTGCGTATTCGAGATCAATAGCCCCTTCCATACGCAACTTCTGGCCATCCCATAACCCATCCGTGATATCGACTTTTCCGGTGACGTTTTCAAGCGGAACGCCTGCAACCAGAGAGTTGTTTTTAAGGACCGCTTGAAGGTTCCACCGGGCAGTCACGATCTCTTCATCAGAGACCCAACCACGCATATCAACGGTGAGATGGAGGTTCACATTCCCTTGCAAATCCATCGCTTTCAACGGAGCAGAAATCGCTTCCGGAAGTGCACGGCTGAGTTCGTCATCGAACTTTGCTTGAACCAGCTTCAAGTCTCCAAAATGAACTTCCCAGGCAACTTCACCCGTAGGGGGAACAGCAACGAACGCTGGCCATTTGGGATCAGTCCCGTTGATTTCCAGATACGAAGAGTCATGCCAACCGTGGAGCGAATGGATGTTGAGTCGCTGTCCATCCCAGTCCAATGCTCCAACGACATCGGTCCACTTGTATGGAAACGAAGCGGGAGTAATCGTTCCATCCTTCCACTGAATTCCATTGAGAGTGACAGCAGTGGGGGTCCCCGGACTCCAGGCAAGAGCGATTTTATCAATATCAATTGTTCCGCCGAGAGCGAAATCGTCCCAGACCGTTGAGATATGCGGGGCACTGACCAGCGAAGCTTTCTTCAAATCTCCGTCAATGGGGACTCGAACTGCTCGAAGGTCCAACGACAATTGCCCGGGTTTCTTTTGAGAATCAAATTTCCCACTCCCGTTCAGGTGAGCATGACCGTGGCGTGCCTTCAATTCGCTGAAGTACCAGACATCCCCCTTGAGACCATCAAACGAGACGTCTCCACTAAAATCTTCTAGTTCATAAGGAAATCCAACAAAGTTCAGCGACGACTCCCGGACATTGCCAACGAGTTGCATTTCAAACTTATCTTGCGTGGTCTCGTCTCGAATGAAGCGAGCTGATAAGTCGACGACTCCTTTCATCCGCAAAGATTCGATGGCCGATTTAACTCCCGCCTGTTCGCGACGGCCGAATGCATTGATGAACTTGTCATCAATCGGCACATTGTTCACGACAATCGAAAACTCTGCGTCTCTGCTTTCAGTTCCGTCTCCAAAACTTCCAGTCAACTGCAAAGGATTTCCCGCAGCCTGCCCGTTCATTCTGATTTGAAATCCGCCTCCCTGATGAACAATTTCTCCTGAAACCTGCTCGACAGGATAGCGGAAGTGATCATGAACAATTCGACAATCTCGAGCTGTAAATTTTCGTAATTTTCCGGACCAATCTTTC from Thalassoglobus polymorphus includes the following:
- a CDS encoding DUF11 domain-containing protein; the encoded protein is MQNLFLKSLVLIGVIGGSCYMVWQAHESLQSTTVETDPNQFKSLESPEGDEGETDGLMSQSDESSTDLGFKEITLDTQGKPLINDSAPRVAGHSHDTDHAHDTEGGPQPTVARPMEFTPKLSEQKKTTAKTAPKNFPAVAENHNARPIEDVAPPAGLTELPEQSPESNPDSELEPQSANPVMPLSFYSASGKKIPSVAMLDDKPETPDGSESKVVPVSAEVPDEKEAPEVALASFEVAPGGNSEPEDKTPSNSFGPSANSASEKSATASNAPKLTAPFPALPKQPAPAPAPAPAPAPVEDELSANNDQLPAGLTLLPASQPGPILLSPEALPTLGQSKDLPSSKPSPSGVVTAHGQEADKEEPGQSPIAPASGEAANPFASRRNAPADDEPVVPSSLGPNPFATNQNEVMGENKFKPLPPADAGFKTSAPLPSIPEASNDPFSPDRKTAVLPGTQPEENGADAVPEDLLPPAEFNSAPPSRSTLPGLPLPPSSGTSSIPRTAPDLNNEQAPRMLEPQPLLPLSKNEPIPLTSAPSEAPAESNDSLVLPGKLDPVERDGLPEIRPSTQNSNSLSVGSQPGTLPLNSTNPNNSEMAPAAESTTGSYRNPYFTETPGPTAPTRGNANPPSSTSPFGTNPSLPEATPLKVDNSLSSMPEAGGSVEPRGFPNSSIPTERQPTPAASGSGVFPLGQSGQMSGTQSPQLEKLSNTTSEPTLAKSKPTGDTNDLVGNGTIDPTIGSGPQSPELKIEKIAPSEASIGEPLIYSIRIRNVGQSTARSVVVEDRIPRGTRLEGTIPQAVQTQDKLSWELGVIPAGEERTIQLKVTPLESGNIGSVATVSFEAAVTTNIRVTAPELSVEIDGPTEALLGKNVPYKFTVRNTGQGNAKDVVLRAILPPSLKHPNGNDIEADLNEIEAGKSKTVELVVVADEVGVSTPKVLLWMDGKTHAENRADLHILESRLRITRTGPKRRFVGRPAQFITEITNDSSAQLTDISIVEQLPVSVEPVNPEAGWDPERRVIQRTIPSLMPGQTKQIVTNVIPKQAGELTGKLIAQDLSGNRAEVATPLSVKGFAELEAVVHGENKTVEVGEQVSLRLKLKNDGTASATNVQAAFEIPAGLTFSTASGPSDYDVHGSRVIFQPVSQMATNTEKTYDIVLTAAEVGEKKVKVALISDDYEEAINREEPVRVISAGQ
- a CDS encoding Hsp70 family protein; translated protein: MSAEYIIGIDLGTTNSVVAYVPYGDESLEMSLLEIPQTVAPGTIENRTSLPSFIYLPLKDEAGFELPWKESPEFVVGEFARRQSAEIPDRTVGGAKSWLAYHKVDRRSAILPWNAPDDVAKISPVEAATAYLQHIVAAWNHQFPNSKLADQQVVLTVPASFDASARELTREAAKEAGLPEEFVLLEEPQAALYSWLNETGNQWRKILNVGDAVLVVDVGGGTTDLTLVTVSESDGELELKRVAVGNHLLVGGDNMDLALAHLASTRFAEQGTQLDPWQSVSLWHSCRAAKEFLLKDDGPETQSISVAGRGKKLIGGSVSIDLQKSEVQSLLLDGFLPECELTEHAQKQRASGFQQLGLPFESETGITRHIAEFLSQHADGDSPVQPTDLLVNGGVFKAAELSNRLLSVLEGWFPENPPKILVGERDLDNAVARGAAYYGWTKEHQGVRIRGGTARSYYIGVETAGLAVPGLARPLNALCVVPRGMEEGTETDVPSSEIGLIVGEPAQFRFFSSAVRKDDKPGEILSRWAPDELVETDPLEATLSSEESEDGYSVPVRFQSRITELGVFELWCVGINSDQKWKLEFSVRDDES
- a CDS encoding DUF2760 domain-containing protein encodes the protein MGRFILAFKTFFKVLGNADFANQLDEIVEGSARPKIEQPAPKSQEPPAKPKTEPRNGALTLLEALQREARLLDFIQEDLSSYQDAQVGAAVRDVHRGCREVFDRYFSLQACLDQEEGATIEVTENTDASQVRLIGNVVETRPVSGTLVHSGWKAAKCALPDWVGKEENKTILAPAEVEVS
- a CDS encoding STAS domain-containing protein, whose product is MNHDPAQRIHFWVAFRKRIPDSTILLMFLEKQGTLLVSSTEPYQLSVYQTHIEVTMSPLIAEGSWADIQKLGDEVTREAQQRKCPTCLIDLSSLDYMGSSLVALLVRIWKDVKEKKGEMVVVAHHPLIRETIVLAGLDKLWAVYTDIDGAYQKIGAPLKNGDTPKNFISILSQRKFTVGIVVLVIVVLSVALFAINQQP
- a CDS encoding GspE/PulE family protein, with protein sequence MADEANSDVSASKIEVNNQKSDPAIPPEARQRALQEELSSLIDLVGVEPLVDMLLERAFQLGATDIHLDPQPSGLNLRLRLDGILHDILHLEADYAPHMISRIKLISGMNITEKRQAQDGRISNAMLNQARDIRVGTGPTIYGERIVMRLMPDHTQFTSLDELGMHAKQIEAVNKAIQTPHGMILSVGPVGSGKSTTTYSCLEAINSPEQSLVTIEDPVERRIAGVNQIQIDNKIKFGFVEALRGVLRQDPDVIMVGEIRDAETAHIAVRAGLMGTQVLSTLHAGDTGSTLDMFREFQIPRMFLSDAINCIIAQRLLRKICPKSRETYTPDSSTCQILGIDPQRASHTQLVRGVPSDENFHTGYFGRTGVFEVMAVDHELRQLILSGKSGRQVYELAREKGMATLEQSAREKVLSGITTVEELIRVTV